One window of Pogoniulus pusillus isolate bPogPus1 chromosome 9, bPogPus1.pri, whole genome shotgun sequence genomic DNA carries:
- the RHOH gene encoding rho-related GTP-binding protein RhoH, giving the protein MLDSVKCVLVGDSAVGKTSLLVRFTSDTFPDDYRPTVYENTGVDVFLDGVQISLGLWDTSGSDAFKGIRPLSYQQADVVLMCYSVANHNSFLNLRNKWIGEIRSHLPRIPVLVVATQTDQRDMGASRSPCISPMEGKRLAQDVRAKGYLECSALSSRGVQQVFECAVRTAVNQDKKQNRRKLFSLNECKIF; this is encoded by the coding sequence ATGCTGGATTCAGTCAAGTGCGTCCTGGTGGGAGACTCTGCGGTGGGGAAAACTTCCCTCTTGGTACGTTTCACCTCTGACACTTTTCCAGATGACTACAGACCCACTGTGTATGAGAACACCGGAGTGGATGTCTTCCTGGACGGTGTACAGATCAGCCTCGGTCTCTGGGACACATCTGGCAGCGATGCCTTCAAAGGCATTCGCCCCCTCTCGTACCAACAGGCAGATGTGGTACTCATGTGCTACTCGGTGGCAAACCACAACTCCTTTCTGAACCTGAGGAACAAATGGATCGGGGAGATCCGCAGCCACCTGCCCCGCATCCCTGTTTTGGTAGTGGCTACTCAGACTGACCAGCGTGACATGGGGGCTTCCCGCTCCCCCTGCATCAGCCCCATGGAGGGGAAGCGGCTGGCACAGGACGTGCGAGCCAAAGGCTACCTGGagtgctctgccctcagcagccGTGGCGTGCAGCAGGTGTTTGAGTGTGCCGTGAGGACAGCAGTCAACCAAGACAAAAAGCAgaacaggaggaagctcttctccCTCAACGAGTGCAAGATCTTCTGA